Proteins encoded by one window of Arachis hypogaea cultivar Tifrunner chromosome 1, arahy.Tifrunner.gnm2.J5K5, whole genome shotgun sequence:
- the LOC112751287 gene encoding uncharacterized protein, protein MGKNTSFLVVRHFIKNHEHSAQDVLESTHSFRSNLVSSIIVDKLRLTPDKLPNDIRNDIFKEYGFSLTYHQAWAAKEKALAEINGVHKDSYMLIPWICNRLVETDPQTIAKLTCSPGYQFEKIFIAYGCCVTGFHRGAKPILFIDSCHLSGPYKGTLLAVSTCDANNDLFPIAYAIVSAENNENWLWFLSNLKELTGSIPVTLISNRHPSIIAAVEQRGICGEVKEDAKKLLDAVCYTRFSTEFTEAVEQLRAFSPELANWLETKGDINKWAKFQFPH, encoded by the exons ATGGGAAAAAATACTTCGTTCCTCGTGGTGAGGCATTTTATCAAGAATCATGAGCACTCAGCTCAAGATGTATTGGAGAGTACTCACTCTTTCAGGTCTAATTTGGTATCTTCAATTATTGTCGACAAGTTGAGATTAACTCCTGACAAGTTGCCTAATGACATACGAAATGACATTTTCAAGGAATACGGATTTTCACTAACATATCACCAAGCTTGGGCTGCAAAGGAGAAAGCATTAGCTGAAATTAATGGCGTACATAAAGATTCATATATGTTAATTCCTTGGATATGTAATCGTCTAGTGGAAACTGATCCACAAACAATTGCAAAATTGACATGCTCTCCTGGTTatcaatttgaaaagatttttattGCATATGGGTGTTGTGTGACAGGTTTTCATCGTGGAGCAAAGCCTATATTATTTATTGATAGTTGCCACTTAAGTGGTCCATACAAGGGAACTCTTCTAGCTGTCTCTACTTGCGATGCAAATAATGACTTATTTCCGATTGCGTATGCAATTGTTAGTgctgaaaataatgagaattggCTTTGGTTCCTAtctaatttaaaagaattaactGGGTCAATTCCAGTTACATTAATATCTAATAGGCATCCATCAATTATTGCAGCTGTGGAGCAA AGGGGAATATGCGGTGAAGTAAAAGAAGATGCAAAAAAGCTACTAGATGCAGTTTGTTATACCCGTTTTAGCACAGAGTTTACAGAAGCTGTGGAACAACTTCGTGCATTTTCACCAGAACTTGCAAATTGGTTAGAGACTAAAGGAGATATTAACAAATGGGCAAAGTTTCAATTCCCTCATTGA